A genomic segment from bacterium encodes:
- a CDS encoding DUF4301 family protein produces the protein MRPGLQFSSTDRKDLERRGITLREAEQQLALLESPPPPIPLRRACRPGDGIAILAPEQAVERERAWDLAVENLRVVKFVPASGAATRMFSLLEKASESLADPSRRELARAAGRGDAAAGQVLELAERIEEMPFASALERLAIERSTTLADLKEWPLRLAALVAGAEGLGLASLPKGLVPFHSYDSRARSAFEEHLYEATGYAQGRDQLLALHFTVNREHLGAFQEATERAEPTARRTAGARFEIEFSIQDPSTDTLALAANGVPYRSSAGHLVFRPAGHGALITNLGRIDADVIFIKNIDNIAPAWRHQHSAVWKKRLGGHLLRLRTAISELLDRLERGDAGAAEDALSFCQDHLTLGLSSQITTEPPATLRAFLIERL, from the coding sequence ATGCGACCCGGCCTTCAGTTCTCGAGTACCGACAGGAAGGATCTCGAGCGCCGCGGCATCACGCTGCGCGAGGCCGAGCAACAGCTGGCCCTGCTCGAGAGCCCACCGCCGCCGATCCCGCTACGGCGGGCCTGCCGACCCGGCGACGGCATTGCGATTCTGGCTCCGGAGCAGGCGGTCGAGCGCGAGCGCGCCTGGGACCTGGCCGTTGAGAACCTTCGAGTCGTCAAGTTCGTCCCGGCTTCCGGTGCTGCGACCCGGATGTTCTCGCTCCTCGAGAAAGCCTCCGAATCTCTGGCCGATCCCAGCCGGCGGGAGCTCGCCCGAGCAGCCGGCCGAGGCGATGCCGCGGCCGGCCAGGTTCTCGAGCTCGCCGAGCGGATCGAGGAGATGCCGTTCGCCTCGGCGCTGGAGCGCCTGGCCATCGAGCGCTCGACGACACTGGCCGACCTCAAGGAGTGGCCTCTTCGTCTCGCGGCGCTGGTCGCCGGTGCCGAGGGTCTGGGCCTGGCGTCGTTGCCCAAGGGGCTGGTCCCCTTTCATAGTTACGACTCGCGGGCCCGAAGCGCCTTTGAAGAACACCTCTACGAGGCCACCGGCTACGCCCAGGGACGCGACCAACTCCTGGCCCTCCATTTCACGGTCAACCGCGAGCACCTGGGCGCGTTCCAAGAAGCCACCGAACGTGCGGAGCCCACCGCCCGGCGGACAGCGGGAGCCCGATTCGAGATCGAGTTCTCGATTCAGGACCCCTCCACGGACACGCTCGCGCTCGCGGCGAACGGCGTGCCGTATCGATCGAGTGCAGGCCATCTGGTGTTTCGCCCCGCCGGTCACGGCGCACTGATCACCAATCTGGGCCGCATCGACGCCGATGTGATCTTCATCAAGAACATCGACAACATCGCTCCGGCCTGGCGTCATCAGCATTCGGCCGTCTGGAAAAAGCGCCTTGGAGGACATCTCCTCCGTTTGAGAACCGCTATTTCCGAGCTACTCGACAGGCTCGAGCGGGGCGACGCGGGCGCC